ATCATAAACGTCATCGGCGAGCCGGTCGATGAAGCAGGCCCGGTCGACGCCGTCGAAATGCGCGCCATCCACCAGCCGGCTCCGGCCTATGTCGACCAGTCGACGGAAGCGCAGATCCTGGTCACCGGCATCAAGGTTCTCGACCTGCTGGCGCCTTACGCCCGCGGCGGCAAGATCGGCCTGTTCGGCGGCGCCGGCGTCGGCAAGACCGTGCTGATCCAGGAACTGATCAACAACGTCGCCAAGGCCCATGGCGGCTTCTCGGTGTTCGCCGGCGTCGGCGAGCGCACCCGCGAAGGCAACGACCTCTATCACGAGTTCATCGAATCCGGCGTCAACAAGAAGGGCGGCGGCCAGGGCTCCAAGGCCGCGCTCGTCTATGGCCAGATGAACGAGCCGCCGGGCGCCCGCGCCCGCGTCGGCCTGACCGGCCTCACCGTCGCCGAGTATTTCCGCGACCAGGGCCAGGACGTGCTGTTCTTCGTCGACAACATCTTCCGCTTCACGCAGGCGGGCTCGGAAGTGTCGGCGCTGCTCGGCCGCATCCCCTCGGCGGTGGGCTACCAGCCGACTCTCGCCACCGACATGGGCGCGCTGCAGGAGCGCATCACGACGACGACCAAGGGCTCGATCACCTCGGTGCAGGCCATCTACGTTCCGGCCGACGACCTGACCGATCCGGCGCCGGCGACCTCGTTCGCCCACCTCGACGCCACCACCGTGCTCAACCGCGCGATCTCGGAAAAGGGCATTTACCCGGCCGTCGATCCGCTGGATTCCACCTCGCGCATGCTCGACCCGATGGTTGTCGGCGAGGAGCACTACCAGGTCGCTCGCCAGGTGCAGTCGATCCTGCAGCGCTACAAGTCGCTGCAGGACATCATCGCCATCCTGGGCATGGACGAGCTGTCTGAAGAGGACAAGCAGACCGTTGCGCGCGCCCGCAAGATCGAGCGCTTCCTGTCGCAGCCGTTCTTCGTCGCCGAAGTGTTCACGGGATCGCCGGGCAAGCTGGTCGACCTCGCCGACACCATCAAGGGCTTCAAGGGCCTTTGCGCCGGCGACTACGACCACCTGCCGGAAGCCGCTTTCTACATGGTCGGCGGCATCGAGGAAGCGGTCGAGAAGGCGCAGCGCCTGGCAGCTGAAGCGGCGTAAAGAAGCGAATAGCGAATAGGGAGTAGCGAATAGGGATCGGTGGGCCGGCGGAGTTCTTCACTACT
The window above is part of the Mesorhizobium sp. WSM4904 genome. Proteins encoded here:
- the atpD gene encoding F0F1 ATP synthase subunit beta — protein: MAKAATPKTAKAASAPKEAAKAPAAAKAAPAKKAAAPAKAAAPAKAAAAKTANVAAKRVGAAGKVRQVIGAVVDVQFEDHLPAILNALETDNVGNRLVLEVAQHLGENTVRCIAMDSTEGLVRGQDVFDTGGPISVPVGPGMLGRIINVIGEPVDEAGPVDAVEMRAIHQPAPAYVDQSTEAQILVTGIKVLDLLAPYARGGKIGLFGGAGVGKTVLIQELINNVAKAHGGFSVFAGVGERTREGNDLYHEFIESGVNKKGGGQGSKAALVYGQMNEPPGARARVGLTGLTVAEYFRDQGQDVLFFVDNIFRFTQAGSEVSALLGRIPSAVGYQPTLATDMGALQERITTTTKGSITSVQAIYVPADDLTDPAPATSFAHLDATTVLNRAISEKGIYPAVDPLDSTSRMLDPMVVGEEHYQVARQVQSILQRYKSLQDIIAILGMDELSEEDKQTVARARKIERFLSQPFFVAEVFTGSPGKLVDLADTIKGFKGLCAGDYDHLPEAAFYMVGGIEEAVEKAQRLAAEAA